A genomic region of Apium graveolens cultivar Ventura unplaced genomic scaffold, ASM990537v1 ctg3496, whole genome shotgun sequence contains the following coding sequences:
- the LOC141701177 gene encoding uncharacterized protein LOC141701177, with protein MRVLVDNGASVDIQFHDTFIRMGYNDSQLTPSDAPIYGFNHVECKVEGAIQLPVTIGEEPRGATQMLNFQVVKAASTYNAIMSRTGIHAFKVVPSTYHMVLKFPTRNGVGEARGDQKMARSCYIAARRPDGTGGRLNVDPTRKAVKQKNRTYAPDRMEAIKKEVEKLLEDGFIEEVQFPEWLANPVMVKKANGK; from the exons ATGAGGGTCCTAGTGGACAATGGAGCTTCTGTGGACATTCAGTTTCATGACACATTCATAAGGATGGGCTACAATGATTCTCAGTTAACTCCGTCCGACGCACCCATCTACGGGTTTAACCATGTGGAATGCAAAGTCGAAGGAGCAATACAACTTCCCGTAACTATCGGGGAAGAGCCTAGGGGGGCCACGCAGATGTTGAACTTTCAGGTTGTCAAGGCAGCCTctacttacaatgctatcatgaGTAGAACAGGGATCCATGCTTTTAAGGTTGTGCCCTCAACCTACCATATGGTACTGAAGTTCCCAACTAGAAATGGTGTTGGAGAAGCAAGGGGAGATCAGAAGATGGCCCGCAGTTGCTATATTGCAGCACGTAGGCCCGATGGAACAGGGGGCAG GTTGAACGTTGATCCAACTCGAAAGGCTGTAAAGCAAAAGAACAGAACTTATGCCCCTGATAGGATGGAAGCCATTAAGAAGGAGGTTGAGAAGCTTTTAGAAGATGGATTTATTGAGGAAGTGCAATTCCCTGAATGGTTGGCCAACCCCGTAATGgttaagaaggccaatggaaagtga
- the LOC141701179 gene encoding uncharacterized protein LOC141701179, with the protein MTEAPLLDKPSPEDTLYLYLTVSEQSVSAVRVKEEQKLQKPVYYAHKIEVLTYQPLRNILHSPKASRRLIKWAIELGEFDIKYKPRTAIKSQALADFVVECTINDQEVGGQEILTPEGGEKEKDEKITLKNGAGLVLQSPDGFLIEYALKLDFSTTNKEIEYEVLIDGLGLARAVRAKNLKVCGDSRLVGAQINGKFEANDDTMAKYLRVIKGILTEFDEWYAEYVSREVNTTADALSQFASSEIENYPRTIYFQVLKTPTVYVINLIAPVGVASCRIDPIKTH; encoded by the exons ATGACTGAAGCCCCGTTGTTGGATAAACCAAGTCCGGAGGACACTCTTTATTTGTACCTCACGGTATCTGAACAATCCGTGAGTGCAGTCCGCGTGAAGGAAGAGCAGAAGCTCCAGAAGCCTGTATATTAT gctcacaagatCGAAGTTCTGACATACCAACctttgaggaacattcttcaCAGCCCGAAGGCCAGTAGAAGGCTCATCAAGTGGGCgattgagttaggagaatttgatatcaaaTATAAGCCTCGAACGGCAATCAAGTCTCAGGCCTTAGCAGACTTCGTGGTCGAATGCACCATTaacgaccaagaagtcggggggcaagaGATATTAACCCCAGAAGGAGGAGAGAAGGAGAAGGATGAAAAAATAACCTTGAAAAA TGGTGCAggcctagtcttgcaaagccctgatgggtttcTGATTGAAtatgctttgaagttggacttCTCGACTACGAATAAAGAAATAGAATATGAAGTATTGATAGATggcttaggcttggctagagccGTGAGGGCCAAAAACCTAAAGGTCTGCGGAGACTCAAGACTTGTAGGTGCTCAAATTAATGGGAAGTTTGAGGCCAACGATGATACTATGGCCAAGTACCTGAGAGTCATAAAGGGAATACTGacagagtttgatgaatggtacgCAGAATATGTTTCGAGAGAGGTAAACACTACGGCGGATGCCTTGTCTCAGTTCGCCTCATCTGAAATCGAGAATTATCCGAGAACTATTTACTTTCAGGTCTTGAAGACCCCTACTGTTTATGTCATAAATCTGATAGCCCCGGTTGGTGTGGCAAGCTGTCGAATAGACCCGATCAAGACCCACTAA
- the LOC141701180 gene encoding uncharacterized protein LOC141701180: MDTRFISHFWKGFQQAWGKRLNFSTTYHPQTDGQSKRKIRTLEDMLRECALEWTGDRDKYFYLVEFAYNNSWHASIGPELVRITNEKVEKVKESLKEAQPRQKSYADQHQKFGGFKSDDYVFLKVSPCKGVKRFGIKGKLSPRGYKYHPLQVVQYPLHKIREDLSCEEEAEAILAREERVLSKNIIPFVKVLWKNHSERGYMGL; the protein is encoded by the exons ATGGATACGAGATTTATATCGCATTTTTGGAAGGGATTCCAACAGGCTTGGGGTAAGAGGCTTAATTTTAGTACAacttatcatccgcagaccgatGGACAGTCAAAAAGGAAGATCCGGACGTTGGAAGATATGTTGAGGGAATGTGCTTTAGAGTGGACAGGTGACCGGGATAAGTATTTTTATCTTGTTGAgtttgcttataataacagttggcacgcgagtattg GGCCGGAGTTGGTTAGAATTACTAATGAGAAGGTggagaaagttaaagaaagtttgaaggaagcTCAACCTCGTCAAAAGAGTTATGCTGATCAACATCAAAAGTTTGGTGGATTTAAGTCAGATGATTATGTGTTCTTGAAGGTATCGCCTTGTAAGGGTGTGAAGCGCTTTGGTATAAAGGGGAAGCTTAGTCCAAg GGGCTATAAATATCATCCATTACAAGTAGTTCAGTATCCATTGCATAAGATTAGAGAGGACCTTTCCTGTGAGGaagaagctgaggctatcttagctcgagaggAGCGAGTTTTGAGCAAAAACATCATTCCGTTTGTGAAggttttgtggaaaaatcattctGAGAGAGGCTACATGGGACTTTAA